One stretch of Aigarchaeota archaeon DNA includes these proteins:
- the aroD gene encoding type I 3-dehydroquinate dehydratase, producing the protein MKTERFKLCVSTFGRDVNSLKDSVVKAIESDADIVEVRLDYLKELDVKSVSSALRPYMGKLLLTLRPRYENGLFEGDEEERAEILKKLCQESPAYVDIELRSPMFQELTRELMKIGTTVIVSWHDFEKTPEIDELRRIVDLSMKGGSIVKIVTMAKSFSDNLKVLSLYNVAYKHRLIAFCMGTEGILSRFLSLMLGAPFMYVSLPGAPTAPGQPSIIEAKEVIRMLSSNHCGA; encoded by the coding sequence ATGAAGACAGAACGGTTCAAACTATGCGTATCAACGTTTGGAAGAGATGTAAACTCTTTGAAAGACTCTGTGGTTAAAGCGATAGAAAGTGACGCAGATATTGTAGAGGTTAGACTTGATTACTTGAAAGAGTTGGACGTTAAATCTGTGAGCTCAGCGTTAAGACCCTACATGGGTAAGCTATTGCTAACACTCAGACCACGCTACGAGAACGGGTTATTCGAGGGTGATGAAGAAGAAAGGGCAGAGATCCTCAAGAAGTTGTGTCAAGAAAGTCCAGCATATGTTGACATAGAGCTTCGCTCTCCCATGTTTCAGGAGCTCACAAGAGAGTTGATGAAAATAGGTACCACCGTAATAGTTTCATGGCACGACTTTGAGAAGACACCAGAAATTGATGAGCTACGACGGATAGTCGATTTATCCATGAAGGGCGGAAGTATTGTGAAAATTGTAACCATGGCTAAATCTTTTAGCGATAACCTCAAGGTTCTCTCCTTATACAATGTTGCCTATAAACATAGACTCATCGCCTTCTGCATGGGAACGGAAGGCATTCTATCACGGTTTCTCTCATTGATGTTGGGGGCACCCTTTATGTATGTCTCATTACCTGGAGCACCTACGGCACCAGGTCAGCCTAGCATCATAGAAGCTAAGGAGGTCATTCGCATGCTTTCCTCGAATCATTGCGGAGCGTGA
- a CDS encoding ferrous iron transport protein A, whose protein sequence is MKNNSTDYDGSCRHKHTYRQKFGDLISLPELKNGQKGIVVLLEGDEKTIHRLSELGIVPNTVVEVINSIPFGGPVEILVRGSRLAIGKDIARGVLVRVKDGEK, encoded by the coding sequence ATGAAAAATAACAGCACCGATTACGACGGAAGCTGTAGGCATAAGCACACGTACCGTCAAAAGTTTGGAGATTTGATTTCTTTGCCGGAGCTTAAAAATGGTCAGAAAGGCATAGTGGTTCTTTTGGAAGGAGACGAAAAAACCATACATAGGCTTTCGGAACTAGGCATAGTACCCAACACCGTAGTAGAGGTCATAAACTCTATACCTTTCGGTGGACCTGTTGAAATCCTCGTAAGGGGAAGCAGATTGGCCATCGGGAAAGACATTGCTAGAGGAGTACTTGTGCGTGTAAAAGATGGTGAAAAATGA
- the aroA gene encoding 3-phosphoshikimate 1-carboxyvinyltransferase, whose protein sequence is MLQVLVRPSTISGRVRAPPSKSYSHRAIIAASMTDGECVVENVSKSDDVLATINACKKFGASIIEENDKLIVSGFSVPKAPDDVVNVQNSGTTLRIMTGVSCLVQDGYVVLTGDESIRRRPMQPLLDALNMLGGECWSTRLNGCAPIVVKGSGLKGGNAWMIGNVSSQFVSSILFSSPKALNDTTLTIQGDLVSRPYVDATIKVLERFGVSVEREEYKVFHIPSQQNFKPARFTVPGDFGLASFMMAAALMTDGSVTVEGLSQDLPQADAAIVDILTKMGANIKSDYSYGRVTVSGSGKLEGGSFNLSDFPDLLPVLAVLTTRCEGTVEITGVEHARVKESDRVSALAHALSKVGMNVKEMKDGLSITRGKLVKHAVLDPKGDHRLFMAYCLLGLVLEEGCTVLGAESANVSYPNFLRDLTSLGASIHFI, encoded by the coding sequence ATGCTGCAAGTCTTGGTTAGACCGTCGACAATATCGGGCAGGGTGCGAGCACCTCCAAGTAAAAGCTACAGTCATAGAGCCATAATAGCTGCTTCTATGACGGATGGTGAATGCGTTGTAGAAAACGTTTCAAAGTCCGACGATGTTCTTGCCACGATCAACGCGTGTAAAAAATTCGGCGCATCAATTATAGAGGAAAACGACAAACTCATCGTCAGTGGTTTCTCGGTACCTAAGGCACCGGATGATGTTGTGAACGTTCAGAATTCAGGAACCACGTTAAGGATAATGACTGGTGTAAGTTGCTTAGTCCAAGACGGGTACGTAGTTCTCACGGGTGATGAAAGCATAAGGAGAAGACCGATGCAACCATTACTCGATGCCCTTAATATGCTTGGAGGGGAGTGCTGGTCTACAAGGCTTAACGGTTGCGCACCAATAGTCGTTAAAGGCAGTGGACTAAAAGGCGGTAATGCTTGGATGATCGGTAACGTGTCATCCCAGTTCGTATCCTCTATACTCTTCTCGTCACCAAAGGCTCTAAATGATACGACGCTTACAATACAAGGAGATCTCGTATCGAGGCCTTATGTTGATGCAACCATAAAAGTACTAGAGCGTTTTGGTGTCAGTGTAGAGAGAGAAGAGTACAAGGTCTTTCATATTCCTTCACAACAGAATTTTAAGCCTGCACGTTTTACGGTACCGGGAGATTTTGGGCTCGCCTCTTTCATGATGGCTGCAGCTCTTATGACAGACGGTTCGGTTACTGTCGAGGGGCTTAGCCAAGATTTACCTCAAGCCGATGCTGCCATAGTAGATATACTTACTAAAATGGGAGCCAACATCAAGTCGGATTATAGTTATGGCCGTGTAACCGTTAGTGGAAGCGGAAAGCTTGAGGGCGGTAGCTTTAATTTATCCGACTTTCCAGACCTTTTGCCGGTTCTGGCGGTCCTAACCACTAGATGCGAAGGGACGGTCGAAATAACCGGCGTAGAACATGCAAGAGTTAAGGAAAGCGATAGAGTTAGTGCTCTTGCCCATGCCCTTTCTAAAGTAGGAATGAACGTAAAAGAGATGAAGGATGGTTTGAGTATAACACGAGGCAAACTGGTTAAGCATGCCGTGCTTGACCCAAAGGGTGACCATAGACTCTTTATGGCCTATTGTCTTTTAGGGCTCGTCTTAGAAGAAGGGTGTACAGTATTAGGAGCAGAATCCGCAAACGTATCTTACCCGAATTTTCTCAGAGACCTTACTAGCCTGGGTGCGAGCATCCATTTTATTTAA
- the feoB gene encoding ferrous iron transport protein B, which yields MSSGIKKRGKADLVIALAGNANVGKSTLFNQLTGLHQHVGNWPGKTVEKREGSLVVDGYTIDVIDLPGIYSLSTFSIEELISREYIVFERPDVVINVVDASVLERNLYFTLQLLELQTPIVIALNMVDLAEDKGLNIDHRKLSEILGVPVVPTVASKGAGVYELIQEAVKLAENNIKLKPMSVVYSKDIEERIEGLTELLRSENVHYPPRFVAVKLLEGDEDIKRKVSKEVVEVAEKFAKEIEETRGMPASIIIASERYAIISRIIKESQKIFVPSKIGLTEKIDRLLTHKILGYLIMTFILFSSFYAIFTFGDYLSTILSEIFDAIKPSIIAITGEVFWEGFFGGFIAGITLLIPFALPFYLFLSVLEDTGYLPRVASLLDNVMHKVGLHGKAIIPLIMGYGCNVPACYACRIMETPRERLISAFAVTFIPCTARLVVIYGLVGAFVGIEWAYLLLLVNLVIVMGMAKVAFKICPGESMGLIMEIPPLRLPTLKTVLTQTWNNIKSIIYVVFPIYILGGGILATLYSFNVLQPVEDLLTPLTVGWLGLPVYASIPLFFGVIRKEMIVIMPAILFGTTNFASLFTPIQMITIAFIAMYYVPCVSTFMILKREFGWKTACYITISQLAFTMFIGGLIYRVLSVLL from the coding sequence ATGTCATCAGGCATCAAAAAGCGCGGTAAGGCTGACTTGGTTATTGCGTTGGCCGGCAACGCAAACGTCGGTAAGAGCACATTATTTAATCAACTAACAGGACTGCACCAGCACGTGGGTAATTGGCCTGGTAAGACTGTTGAAAAACGTGAGGGGAGCTTAGTAGTTGACGGTTACACGATAGACGTTATAGACTTACCCGGCATATATTCTCTATCAACCTTCTCAATAGAAGAGCTCATATCCCGTGAGTATATAGTATTTGAAAGGCCGGACGTTGTGATAAATGTTGTAGATGCTTCTGTGCTAGAGAGGAATCTGTATTTTACGCTCCAACTTCTAGAGTTGCAGACACCAATCGTTATTGCTCTAAACATGGTTGACTTAGCCGAAGATAAGGGCTTGAACATAGACCATAGGAAGTTGAGCGAAATACTTGGTGTACCCGTCGTTCCTACTGTTGCGAGTAAAGGTGCAGGTGTCTACGAGTTGATTCAAGAAGCCGTCAAATTAGCAGAAAACAATATAAAGCTAAAACCTATGAGTGTCGTATACAGTAAGGATATTGAAGAAAGGATAGAAGGGCTGACGGAACTTCTCAGGAGTGAAAACGTACACTACCCACCCCGTTTCGTTGCTGTAAAACTGCTAGAAGGAGATGAAGACATTAAAAGAAAAGTTAGCAAAGAGGTTGTTGAAGTTGCTGAGAAGTTTGCAAAAGAGATCGAGGAAACAAGGGGCATGCCTGCGTCAATCATAATAGCTTCTGAAAGATATGCTATCATAAGCAGGATAATTAAAGAATCTCAGAAAATTTTTGTACCTTCAAAAATTGGCCTGACGGAGAAGATTGACCGTTTACTTACACATAAAATTCTGGGATATTTAATAATGACATTTATCTTATTCTCATCTTTTTATGCTATATTTACCTTTGGCGATTATCTTTCCACCATACTGTCAGAAATATTTGATGCCATTAAACCGTCAATAATTGCAATAACAGGCGAAGTGTTTTGGGAAGGGTTCTTCGGTGGATTCATAGCTGGCATTACTCTTCTAATTCCGTTCGCACTTCCTTTCTATTTGTTTCTCTCAGTGTTGGAGGATACGGGGTATCTTCCAAGAGTTGCATCCCTTCTCGATAACGTTATGCACAAAGTAGGCCTTCACGGAAAGGCCATAATACCACTCATAATGGGTTATGGTTGTAATGTTCCTGCATGTTATGCATGTAGAATAATGGAGACCCCGAGAGAGCGTCTTATATCCGCATTTGCAGTTACGTTCATTCCCTGCACAGCACGGCTCGTCGTGATATATGGGTTGGTAGGAGCTTTCGTCGGTATAGAGTGGGCATATTTACTACTGTTGGTGAATTTAGTAATTGTCATGGGAATGGCTAAGGTGGCTTTCAAGATCTGTCCGGGGGAGTCGATGGGTCTAATAATGGAAATACCACCGTTAAGACTGCCTACATTAAAAACAGTTTTGACACAGACATGGAACAACATTAAATCAATAATATATGTAGTGTTTCCTATCTACATCTTAGGAGGTGGAATATTGGCGACGTTGTATTCGTTCAACGTTTTACAACCAGTAGAAGATTTGCTGACTCCGCTAACCGTAGGATGGTTGGGGTTACCAGTTTATGCAAGCATTCCGTTGTTTTTCGGCGTGATAAGAAAGGAAATGATCGTAATCATGCCGGCCATACTTTTTGGAACCACAAACTTTGCGTCTCTGTTTACACCCATACAGATGATAACTATAGCGTTCATAGCTATGTACTATGTGCCTTGTGTCTCTACATTTATGATATTAAAAAGGGAATTTGGATGGAAGACAGCTTGCTACATCACGATCTCCCAGCTTGCGTTTACAATGTTTATCGGAGGACTAATCTATAGGGTTCTCTCTGTACTACTCTAA
- the aroE gene encoding shikimate dehydrogenase has product MRFGNKKLVGLIGHPVKHSISPDIHNAAFNYMNIDYFYNAFDVEKNALGYAVKGLKALGAVGFNVTIPYKQKVVKFLDKLVDDAKIIKTVNTVVIKKDRMLGYNTDILGVIKALMPYKDLLSGCEALILGSGGGASAAALALFRLGCNRITFANRTPSKARKLASFLKRRVKISVEGTSLSVNSLSKVTKTCSVIINATPVGMWPNKDHSLLKKEQIRSGSIVMDMVYNPPETLLLKEAKQAGAICVSGLEMLLFQAAESFKLWTSLDPPIEVMKNVAMEAIGRFT; this is encoded by the coding sequence ATGCGCTTTGGTAACAAAAAACTTGTAGGCCTCATAGGACATCCGGTAAAGCATTCGATTTCACCGGACATTCACAATGCCGCGTTCAACTACATGAACATTGATTATTTCTATAACGCATTCGATGTGGAGAAAAACGCTCTTGGATATGCAGTCAAGGGTCTTAAGGCCCTCGGAGCTGTAGGTTTCAACGTAACGATACCATACAAACAGAAAGTCGTGAAGTTTTTGGATAAGCTTGTAGATGATGCCAAGATCATAAAGACTGTGAACACCGTCGTAATCAAGAAAGATAGAATGCTTGGATACAATACGGATATATTGGGCGTAATAAAAGCTCTTATGCCCTACAAGGACTTACTGAGTGGGTGCGAAGCCTTGATACTTGGTTCAGGCGGGGGTGCTTCGGCTGCAGCTTTAGCCTTATTCAGGCTTGGTTGTAATCGCATAACGTTTGCTAACAGGACGCCTTCGAAAGCCCGTAAGCTAGCAAGCTTCTTAAAACGAAGGGTAAAAATTTCTGTAGAGGGTACGAGTCTTTCCGTCAACAGTTTATCTAAAGTTACCAAAACCTGTAGCGTAATAATCAATGCAACGCCCGTTGGTATGTGGCCGAATAAAGACCATTCACTCCTAAAGAAGGAACAGATACGAAGCGGGTCCATCGTAATGGATATGGTGTACAATCCTCCTGAAACACTACTCCTGAAAGAGGCGAAGCAAGCAGGTGCCATATGTGTATCCGGGCTGGAAATGTTGCTCTTTCAAGCCGCGGAGTCCTTTAAATTGTGGACGTCGTTGGATCCTCCGATAGAAGTTATGAAAAATGTTGCTATGGAGGCGATAGGTCGTTTTACATGA
- a CDS encoding shikimate kinase produces MRATARVHGAITIVNAISIGKGAAMGIDLYTEATVEIGGRDIHVVIKENPDEDTTLAKAAVSKILKLAQMDCGAYVEISSNIPIGRGLKSSSAAANAVVLAATKAANLNLSDTDILNIGVDAAIEAGVTITGAYDDACASYYGGIVITDNLKRQIVRRVEAPEDYTVVLLVPELKSYTKFFDKSALRPIASLVEEAYKMSLNGEYWKALTLNGILHAAALNYSPKKALDAIRAGALAAGLSGTGPAIAAVCKKDAVSDVINALSEKECELIVAKPNNRKAYSWVGDHAASLG; encoded by the coding sequence ATGAGGGCGACTGCTAGAGTGCATGGTGCTATAACCATCGTCAATGCCATATCAATCGGTAAAGGAGCGGCCATGGGTATCGACCTTTATACAGAGGCCACCGTGGAAATAGGTGGCAGAGACATACATGTCGTGATAAAAGAAAACCCGGATGAAGACACAACATTAGCAAAGGCGGCAGTAAGTAAGATCTTAAAGCTGGCACAAATGGACTGCGGAGCGTATGTCGAAATCAGTTCTAACATACCCATAGGCAGAGGGTTAAAGAGTTCCAGTGCGGCTGCAAATGCCGTAGTTTTGGCTGCAACAAAAGCTGCAAACTTAAACTTAAGCGATACCGACATACTAAACATAGGTGTTGATGCTGCAATCGAGGCTGGCGTTACTATAACAGGAGCATACGACGATGCTTGCGCTAGTTATTACGGCGGCATAGTCATCACAGATAACTTAAAGAGGCAGATTGTGAGGAGAGTAGAGGCTCCAGAAGACTATACGGTTGTTTTGCTAGTCCCAGAATTGAAAAGTTACACTAAGTTTTTTGATAAAAGTGCACTCAGGCCCATCGCGTCGCTTGTTGAGGAGGCATATAAGATGTCTCTGAACGGAGAATATTGGAAAGCATTAACACTTAACGGCATACTTCATGCGGCGGCGTTAAACTATAGTCCGAAGAAGGCTTTGGACGCTATAAGAGCAGGAGCCTTGGCTGCTGGTTTATCCGGCACTGGTCCAGCCATCGCTGCTGTATGTAAAAAAGATGCTGTAAGCGACGTCATTAACGCATTGAGTGAAAAGGAGTGCGAGCTCATAGTAGCTAAACCGAACAACAGAAAAGCTTATTCATGGGTTGGTGATCATGCTGCAAGTCTTGGTTAG
- a CDS encoding aspartate kinase — translation MKDIMVIKLGGSVLQDSKALERAASWVKDLSKEHGLVVVVSALKGMTDELLRTAKEVNPDIRPDMLDEVLAMGERTSARLFTAALNRFGVDAVLVDPSNEYWPVITDDVHLDANPIYHETEKRCKEKLLPLIEAGKVPVVCGYIGVSTSGKITTLGRGGSDTTAILLGSCLNATEVVLIKDVEGIYSGDPDKVSKAEILDTLNVDEVRLLTEGGAKVIHSKALRYLSEGLKLRVSSMEGLGKSGTVIIGTLPKLEVSVHPAKVTMITILSRNSDGASMVKLVIEFVQRHKGEVLNITTGEKSIIVYTNLDAKFIDELHREVVESGTGKAISFFEGLSAISISGRMLETSPGVIHKVVAPLALNGINIYGLVTISSSIRVFVSAKDVEKVASLIKANLEVELNETN, via the coding sequence ATGAAGGATATAATGGTCATAAAGCTTGGTGGCTCTGTCCTTCAAGACTCTAAGGCTCTTGAAAGAGCGGCGTCTTGGGTAAAGGACTTGTCGAAAGAACATGGGCTGGTAGTGGTGGTATCTGCACTGAAGGGTATGACTGATGAACTGTTGAGGACGGCTAAGGAGGTGAATCCAGATATCCGACCCGATATGCTCGACGAGGTTCTAGCGATGGGTGAACGGACTAGTGCTAGACTTTTTACGGCTGCGTTGAACAGGTTTGGTGTCGATGCTGTTTTAGTGGACCCATCCAACGAATACTGGCCTGTAATAACGGATGACGTACATCTTGATGCAAACCCCATATACCATGAAACAGAAAAGCGATGTAAAGAGAAACTGTTACCGCTAATCGAGGCTGGTAAGGTTCCTGTCGTATGCGGATATATTGGTGTCAGCACCTCAGGTAAAATAACTACGTTGGGTAGGGGCGGCAGTGACACGACTGCTATACTTCTAGGTAGCTGTCTAAACGCTACTGAAGTTGTATTAATAAAAGATGTCGAGGGCATATACTCAGGAGATCCTGACAAAGTCAGTAAGGCCGAGATACTCGATACACTTAACGTGGACGAAGTCAGGTTGTTGACAGAAGGTGGTGCAAAGGTCATCCATTCGAAGGCACTAAGATATCTATCAGAGGGTCTCAAGTTGAGGGTGTCCAGTATGGAAGGTCTGGGAAAGTCGGGAACTGTCATAATCGGCACACTTCCAAAGCTTGAAGTTAGCGTGCATCCGGCTAAAGTGACTATGATAACAATACTCTCAAGAAATTCGGACGGAGCGTCAATGGTTAAACTCGTCATAGAATTTGTTCAAAGGCACAAAGGGGAGGTTCTCAACATAACTACCGGTGAAAAGTCCATAATAGTTTACACGAATTTGGATGCCAAGTTTATAGATGAGCTACATAGGGAAGTTGTGGAATCGGGTACGGGTAAGGCTATAAGCTTTTTCGAGGGATTATCCGCCATAAGCATAAGCGGCAGAATGCTTGAAACGAGTCCAGGGGTGATACACAAAGTGGTAGCACCGCTCGCACTAAATGGTATAAACATATACGGTTTAGTGACCATAAGCTCGTCTATTAGGGTATTCGTGTCAGCAAAAGATGTAGAAAAAGTCGCCTCTCTTATAAAAGCAAATCTGGAGGTGGAATTGAATGAAACAAATTAA
- the asd gene encoding aspartate-semialdehyde dehydrogenase — protein MKQIKVAVLGATGMVGQRYVSMLSKHPWFKLSCVTGKESVGKKYGEAVRGNPIDIPSSVADMEVVPNEPKYVDADLVFSPLPTEAAHESEPLFAQEGFPIVSDASAHRMEKDVPLIVPEINPEHIELIEVQKKNRKWDGYIVTTPNCTTVGLVIPLKPLHDAYTLKKVVVTTMQAVSGAGFPGVPSLSILGNVIPYISGEESKVEKETQKILGRLKDGTIEPTRITIEASCTRVPTIDGHLESVYIETEKALSVDDAKNVLAEFKGLPQKLALPTAPEKPIIVMEEEDRPQPRLDIYAGSVPGMSVVVGRIRPAKDERALKFFVLSHNTIRGAAGIAILTAELLYVSGGVK, from the coding sequence ATGAAACAAATTAAGGTTGCTGTGCTCGGGGCTACTGGAATGGTAGGTCAAAGATATGTAAGCATGCTTTCAAAGCATCCTTGGTTCAAACTTTCATGCGTGACAGGGAAGGAGTCTGTCGGTAAGAAGTATGGAGAGGCAGTAAGGGGCAACCCGATCGACATACCATCTAGCGTGGCAGATATGGAAGTCGTACCTAACGAGCCGAAGTATGTTGACGCAGACTTGGTGTTCTCCCCACTACCGACTGAAGCTGCTCACGAATCAGAACCACTATTCGCACAAGAAGGGTTTCCCATTGTAAGCGATGCTTCTGCCCACAGGATGGAGAAAGACGTCCCGCTTATCGTGCCGGAGATAAACCCGGAGCACATCGAATTGATAGAGGTTCAAAAAAAGAATAGGAAGTGGGATGGTTACATCGTAACCACGCCAAATTGCACGACAGTAGGTCTAGTAATACCTCTCAAGCCATTGCATGATGCGTATACTCTTAAAAAAGTCGTGGTGACCACTATGCAGGCGGTATCTGGTGCAGGTTTCCCGGGCGTACCTTCGCTTTCCATACTAGGAAACGTTATACCATACATATCAGGCGAGGAAAGTAAAGTGGAAAAAGAAACACAGAAGATACTGGGAAGGCTCAAGGATGGAACTATTGAACCGACCCGCATAACGATCGAGGCCAGTTGCACGAGAGTTCCCACGATAGATGGACACTTAGAGTCTGTCTATATTGAGACAGAAAAAGCTTTGAGCGTAGATGATGCAAAAAACGTGCTAGCAGAGTTCAAAGGTCTTCCACAAAAGCTAGCACTTCCTACAGCTCCTGAGAAGCCTATAATCGTCATGGAAGAGGAGGACAGACCACAACCAAGGCTCGATATATATGCTGGAAGCGTTCCAGGCATGAGTGTAGTAGTTGGAAGGATAAGACCCGCAAAAGATGAGAGGGCTTTGAAGTTCTTCGTTCTTAGTCATAACACGATAAGGGGTGCTGCCGGTATAGCAATACTTACAGCAGAGTTATTGTACGTATCCGGGGGGGTAAAGTAG
- a CDS encoding 2-amino-3,7-dideoxy-D-threo-hept-6-ulosonate synthase: MVFGKQVRLNRITEKGKMLCIPMDHGVTIGPVKGLDKIFDTIEKVSLGGATAILAQKGILRTMPKPLNVGTILHISASTSLGPSPNFKVRVSGVEEALRLGADAVSVHVNIGCSDEPKMLRKLGMLADECDEWQVPFIAMMYPRGENIKNPNDPDIAAHVARIGAELGADIIKTPYIGNPETFRKVVDGCPVPIVIAGGPKAESDLEVLKMVKEAMDAGAIGAAIGRNVFQHDNPFAITKALKAIIIDGYTVKEALEVLKDVSTK, translated from the coding sequence ATGGTGTTTGGAAAGCAAGTTAGACTGAATAGAATCACGGAAAAAGGAAAGATGCTCTGCATACCAATGGACCATGGTGTTACTATAGGTCCGGTAAAAGGTTTAGACAAGATATTCGATACTATAGAAAAGGTCAGCCTCGGAGGGGCTACAGCAATTTTAGCACAGAAAGGCATACTGCGGACGATGCCCAAACCTTTGAATGTCGGCACTATATTACACATCTCTGCAAGTACATCTTTAGGACCCTCACCTAACTTCAAGGTAAGGGTTTCGGGCGTGGAAGAGGCTTTAAGACTCGGAGCGGATGCCGTCTCTGTTCATGTTAACATAGGGTGTAGCGATGAGCCAAAAATGTTGAGGAAGCTTGGGATGCTTGCTGACGAATGTGATGAATGGCAAGTACCGTTCATAGCTATGATGTATCCAAGGGGCGAGAATATAAAGAATCCAAACGACCCTGACATTGCCGCACATGTCGCGAGGATAGGTGCTGAGCTTGGAGCTGATATAATAAAGACACCGTACATAGGCAACCCGGAGACCTTCAGGAAGGTCGTGGATGGGTGTCCTGTCCCTATAGTTATAGCAGGTGGACCTAAGGCGGAAAGCGACCTAGAGGTTTTGAAGATGGTAAAGGAAGCGATGGACGCTGGTGCTATAGGTGCGGCAATAGGTAGGAACGTGTTCCAGCACGATAACCCGTTCGCGATAACTAAGGCGCTCAAGGCTATAATAATTGACGGATACACAGTTAAAGAGGCTTTGGAGGTGCTTAAAGACGTCTCTACTAAGTAA
- a CDS encoding 3-dehydroquinate synthase II has translation MTDTQLKRLWRCLKTSLLSKKEVCIDLRDWDDEIFREALSKGITSYYCDPINIPPEFRQKLTIYSDSPDGDILVIPLGKEVQQARRFAVYAFVQSYSDIEKLISAAKLGAEALIVDTKDWKIIPLENIIAYLHKTSTKLVTKVSSPEEIETMYGILEKGVDVVLFKPKNKEDIGRIFDAINYLTKVQLSPAEVTEIKDVGMGDRACVDTVSILLMGEGMLVGSKASFLFLIHNESLGSSFTEPRPFRINAGAIHSYVLTPTGVTKYLSEIKAGDRVLIINTQGSARSITVGRVKIERRPLRLVKAKVDGEEGTVILQNAETIRLVGADGKPISVTEIKPGDKVLAYISKEKARHFGVAVDEFIIER, from the coding sequence TTGACGGATACACAGTTAAAGAGGCTTTGGAGGTGCTTAAAGACGTCTCTACTAAGTAAAAAAGAAGTTTGTATAGATTTAAGAGATTGGGACGACGAAATTTTTAGAGAGGCGCTCTCGAAAGGGATTACCTCGTACTATTGTGACCCTATCAACATTCCCCCAGAGTTTAGGCAAAAGCTGACGATATATTCAGATTCACCAGATGGTGATATTCTTGTTATACCTCTCGGTAAAGAGGTGCAGCAAGCTAGGAGGTTTGCGGTGTATGCTTTCGTGCAAAGTTATAGCGATATAGAGAAGTTAATATCCGCGGCAAAACTAGGCGCTGAAGCTTTGATAGTTGACACTAAAGACTGGAAGATAATACCATTAGAAAATATAATCGCATACCTGCATAAAACATCAACAAAACTCGTGACAAAGGTTAGCAGTCCAGAAGAGATCGAGACGATGTACGGCATCTTAGAGAAAGGTGTTGATGTTGTCCTGTTCAAACCAAAGAATAAAGAAGACATAGGTAGAATTTTCGATGCAATCAACTATCTTACAAAAGTTCAGTTATCTCCGGCAGAAGTTACAGAGATCAAGGACGTAGGAATGGGAGACAGGGCATGCGTTGATACCGTATCTATTTTATTAATGGGGGAAGGTATGCTCGTTGGAAGTAAAGCAAGCTTTCTATTTCTCATACACAACGAATCTTTGGGTTCTTCGTTCACGGAGCCGAGACCTTTTAGGATAAATGCAGGCGCGATACATAGCTATGTTCTAACACCCACTGGTGTGACCAAATATTTGTCAGAGATAAAGGCGGGTGATAGGGTCTTGATAATTAACACGCAAGGTTCGGCGAGGTCCATTACTGTCGGTAGGGTGAAGATAGAAAGAAGGCCGCTTAGGCTTGTCAAGGCTAAGGTTGACGGTGAAGAAGGGACGGTAATCCTACAAAATGCTGAGACCATAAGGCTTGTGGGAGCTGATGGTAAGCCCATTTCGGTAACTGAGATTAAGCCGGGTGATAAAGTACTAGCATACATAAGCAAGGAGAAAGCCAGACATTTCGGAGTGGCCGTAGACGAATTCATAATAGAAAGGTAA